The window CTTCATCTAACAGGTGCTCACTTCAGCAAACAgatcaacaaataaaacagaagtttctaaaaaaagaagagagtattgcttattattattgcatgATCGTGAATGTTTTCTACTTTCTTAATTCAGATAGAGAAAGTTTGTATTTGCTTGTCCCATTAAagtaaggtcagaggtcaagctCTAGAAAAAATATACCTGATTATTGTCAAGGACTGCGGACGTGCTGATGACTCCATGTTGGCTAACGTTAGAGCAAGTAAAGAAAAAGGAGCGAGATAATATCCATCAGATAGCGTCTACACAATCTTCTTCATTGAGTTTAGATCAGTTTTGATGCTGTAGGAGTTATTCATTAGATAAAACAATGCTTTAAATTCTTTCAGAGTAAAGGAGTAGATGTGCTGTACATTTGCCACTTCGTGATTGGGCAGTGTAAATACCTGTGTGATATGGGTTAACCAATAGCAAAGCTCTTGAGCGGGCGCAGCACACACTCATAGAACTGGAGCTACCGGTCCATCTAGCAACTATGATTTCCCAACAAATGAAACTATATGTAAAGAGTGAACGTCCCTCTGACACGTCGGTCAGTTTCCACAGACAACAAAGACTTCTCGGCAGGTAACATTTAAGTGCTCtgatattttgattttaaatatCACTTGAAAGAATGTATCAGCTTGTGTCCAGGCACATTAAATGAgtaattttattgttaatttctATTTTACATGCATATAGTTTGTTTGCTGTTGAGATCAATTGGTGTTTTCCTATCTGTCTTTATTTCCCCTCTGACTCTGGCGCATAGCCAACGTACCTGCAATTCCCAATGCTTTTGTCTTAGCAAACACACCAGGAGTGCTAATGTATCTATAAGATGAGATATATTTATGCTCTTTCATCTTTTTCACTATCGTCATTGGAAGAGGAATAATCCATGTTTATTGCCATCATACTTGCTGCTACCATAGATCACCATACATCGCCATGGTGTACTGTTAAGTCGATTTTCCACAGGGACTTCTTCCTGTATTATCGTGAAAATGTGGaggtaaatctgtgtcatctgattttgaatgaaaaagccattgaatttctagcactgaatatttatgcattgaaattatgtatctgaattCCATTCAACGTTAAAAAATTTTGTGTTGACATGTTTAGAAATCCAACATTAAACAGGCAAAATTCAGCTGCAAAAAGCGTGtctaaacttttgaccggtactGTAGATCTTGTGTTTATCTCCTTAAATCCCCTGAAAATAACACCAGTCTGCTACAGTTAAAACACACGGGCCGACTGTGTAACAGCCATGTCCAGGCGCATCAGCTATAATGTCCAAACAATAACTTGCTATTtgttgttacatttattttacatatggCATTTCTTGCATTCAGGACATCATATACACATTAGGTAGGATAGGTTGCCTGCAGACACCATGATCATGGTCAGACACCCAATCATATGTAGGAGTTACTATCACATTTGTATGAGATAAACTTAAATTTTGGCCAACagtgccagaaaaaaaaattttcaccTTGCCTTTCATGGCTTGTGCTCGCTCTTCTTGCTTGACGCATGCTCCCGATCTTGAATCTAGAATCAACTGCTCTTTATTGGGGCCCCAATGTTAACACTGAATTTTTTGCAGCTGAATTTTGCCTGTTgaatttattaacatttaaaaacattcagatacatattttcaatacataaatattcagtgctagaaattcaatggctttttaatttcaaaatccgatgacacagatttacctCCATACTTTATGCTCCGACAAGCATATAGACAGGGAACCAGTGGTCAGAAATGTAAATTATCCAATTGATTTGCACAACTGTggatttttaaattgaaaatccTAATCGTCAGATCTTTTCGTCTCATGTAGACACGCAGAAGAGTCTGATACAGAAAAAGAACCGATGGCGGGAAAGTTTGTTCCTCCACCTCAAGACAAGCTGATGATGATCCAGCGGAACGATGCAGTTTATGTGACTCTGGACTACTACTCTGCCAACTCCAGACTTGCAGTGTCTGAGGATGGGAGACAGCTGAGGTTTCGTAAAGGTCTACCATCTCTTAGTGTTTTCTTTGGAAACAGATTTCAAAAGCTACCCTTTATCCTCGGGAATGAGGGTTTCTCCTCAAGCAGGTTCTACTATGAGGTTTGGGTCGGTGGTAGTACAGGCTGGGTCTTGGGAGTGGCCAAAGAGTCCGTTAACAGGGACATAAACTTCATCTGCCCTGAGGCAGGAGTCTGGGCAGTTCATATGTACATCAATCACGAGGGAGACGCATATTTGAATAATATCTCTTTTCAACAATACCTGATCCAAAGACCCCAAACAGTCGGTGTGTTTGTCGATTATGAGAAGGGAGAGGTCTCCTTCTATGACGTGGGTACCAGGACTCTGATCCGCTCCTACACAGGATGTAACTTCATGGAAAATACACCATCTTTTCTCCATTTCCTGACTGGCGGATATGTTCGTAGCAGAGCAAAGCTTTACCCTTTCTTTGGTTTCTTGACACCTGTAGATGATCCTGACAACAGGCTTGGAATCACTCAGATAGCCCGCACCACTTAAAGTGTGATATAAATCAGGGGAAACTAATGTGTAACTTCTACCACCAGGTTATAGTAGTAGCAACATAACCACCAACACAGTCTTCGACTTCTTCGTCAGCACCTTCGGCATGCAGCGCACTGGACACTTCCCATGattcactgacacacacttgTGTTACATCTTTAGACTGCACTGCTATACAGCTCATAACATGAATATATAAAGTGGACTTTTatgcttctttctttcttttcgtTGATATTTGATGTCTTTCATTTAAAAGAACTGCTGTAAATcaacatcaaatcaaaattaaaattactttatttaaatgtcttgaATGTTAATATGATTACATAACATTATCAGAAATTGTAATAATAAACTACGTTTTCTCTCAGTTAATTCCACAATGAGCAACACATTTGCTTTTGAAAACTGTGTAAAGTACTTTAATGGTCAATTGTAATATGATAACTCTTCTTCTATACTGTATATTCCTCCTTTCCCACAGTTTCTGTTAGGTAACATCAGCTCCATCTAACAGGTGCTCACTTCAGCAAACAgatcaacaaataaaacagaagtttctaaaaaagaagagagtattgattattattattgcattatactgaatgttttctaatgTATTAATCCAGATAGACAAAGTTTGTATTCACTTGCCCCATTAAagtaaggtcagaggtcaagctCTATGGATGTGCTGATGACTCCATGTCAGCTTACGTTAGAGCAAGTAAAGAAAAAGGAGCGAGATAGTATCTATCAGATAATACAATACTATTAACAGCTCGAGACCAACCTGCACAACTTCTTAATGATTTTAGATCAGTTTTGATGGTGTGGGAGTTATTCATTGGATAAAACAATGCTGTAAATTATTTCAGAGTAAAGGGGTAGATGTGCTGTACATTTGCCACTTCCTGATCGGGCAGTGAGAGCCCTTTAGTCGGCACAGCGCACACTCACACAACTTGAGCTACCAGTCCATCCACTATGATTTCGtaacaaataaaagtatatGCAAAGAGTGAATGTCCCTCACTCAGTCAGTTTCCACAGACAACAAAGACTTCCCTGCAGGTAACGTTGAAGTGCTCtgatattttgattttaaatatAACCTGAAAGAATGTGTCAGCTTGTGTCCAGGCCATAGGTCCAGGCAAAATATTACGATTACAATATAATCATTATAGGCTACTAAAGATCCTGATGCTAAACTATTCGAGCGGTTTAAATCATGTCTAATTACACATTTAATGCCTAATTATATTCCTCAGATCAATTTTACATGCATATGTTTGCTGTTGCGATCAAATGATGTTTTCCTTAAGGTgatgtttattttctctctgaaaCTGGCACATTGTCAATGTATTCACAAAGCTTTTGTCTTCCCAATCACACTGAGAGTGCTAGTGTAAATAAAACCTGAGATATATTTAAGCTGTTTGAACTTTTTCATTGTAAGATCAATACACTGAAGCTCTGTGTCACCATGATGTGCCTGTTAAGTCTATTGAGCCACAACCATTTCAGTTGGTGATTTTCCACAGGGAGCTCTCCCTGTATTATTATCAGTGAAAATTTGTGAGACTGTAGAGATGAGTTGCCTTTATGCTTTAACCTGCATTTCACCAACAGGGACCACGCCAACAGATGTATGAATTTGGAATTGTTTATTGTGAAATGGAGATGGGCTCTCTCTGACTGAGGGTAGAGGGATTGGATGGAATGCGAGATGTAGAGGATTAGGATGGAGGGGAAGGGTTGAGGGGATGGGGAGAGGGGTCGTGGGGATGAGGGGTTAGGGAAGAGAGGGATGAAGGGGGTGGTTGCAGATCGGAGACCGGTGCTCTGGGGGTTGGGTGCTTGGGGAACTGGGGAGTCCCGTCCGGATGGGGGAATGGAGCCGCCTCTGGCGAGCCTTGGCCCGGGAATAGCCCCAGGTTCCTGGAAACgaatgacagagagaggagtTAGTATGATGATGACTGGTAAGTTGACAAGGAGAAGGAACTACAGAAGGAAGAAAAGGAGTTGTTTTGGGTGGGAGGGATATGGCAAACGGAGACCAAGAGAAAGGGAACGAATGAGGTGTGCTTAAGTATACTGGTGGCAGAAATTGGGTATGTTTAAGGCGTGGTCCCTGTTCCTGAACTTAGTTATAAAACGTCATATTTTGTTGCATGCTATTAGCTATGAAAGTCAGGTGTTAAcaattttgaacacaaataaacaagtactACTTGAAAACCAACCAGGAATGTAAATTATCCACttgatttgcacatttttaGATTGTGAAATTGAAAATCCTAATCTTCAATTCCTCTTCTCTCATGTAGACATGGCCTCAGCCAGCAGCCTCTCGTGTGAAGTACAGCTCCGATGTTCCATCTGTCTGAACACGTTCACTGAGCCTGTCTCTACTCCATGTGGACACAACTACTGCAAGACTTGTATCACAGGGTACTGGTCCAACAAAGACCTGATACAGTGCCCCCTCTGTAAGAAGGACTTCCACAAGAGACCACAGCTTCAGGTCAACACAGGGTTCAGAGATATGGTGGAACATTACAACAACATGAGGGTGAGGGGGGAAGATGAGACACCTGCCAAACCAGGGGAGGTGACCTGTGACATCTGCCTTGAGCCGAAGCTCAGGGCCCAGAAGACGTGTCTGGTGTGTTTAACCTCGTACTGCCAGCTTCACCTGGAGCCTCATCAGAGAGTCAAAAACCTGAAGAAGCACCAGCTGATCGAGCCTGTGTCAAACCCAGAGGACAGAATGTGTAAGAAGCACGACAAGATGTTTGAGTTCTTCTGTCGCCAAGAccagaaatgtgtttgtttcatgTGCTGTAAAGACGACCATGTAACACATGAAGCTGTCCCATTGGAGCAGGAGTTCAGAGAGAGGAAAGCCCAGCTGGActctgtgatgtcacaggtaaaagtaatggaaaacactaaatctgggaatattaaagaaatcaaacatTTTGTCAGACAGAGCAGGAAAGGGTCAGAGAAAGAGATAGCAGACATCACTGAGGTTTTCACTGCTCCGGTGGTCTCTCTGCAAAGCAGCCAGGCTGAGCTGATCCAGGTGATCCAGGAGAAGCAGAAAGCAGCAGAGAAGGAGGCTGAAGACCGTGCAACACTTCTGAAGCAAGAAGTGGCTGAGCTGAGGGAGAAAAGATTAGAAATGAAGGAACTTTTACAAACAGAGGACCACCTCCACTTCCTGCAGAGCTGTCCAGTTCTCCCTTTCCCTGAACACAGTGTCATAGGTAAAGTTCTGAGCCAGTCTAGCGATCCAATAGACCTCTCTGATATCAGTCAGCCAAGTTATGTGAGGAAGGTGAAAAAAGCTGTGGCTCAGATGGAAAAGACACTCAGTAATGAGATGCAGATGCTTGTTAATCAGGTCAGGTTATCTGATGGCTGTGAGGCTGATGAACAATCTGATACAGATGAAGAACTGATGACAGGCGAGTTTGTTACAGAAGAGTGGACTCCACCTCGAGACAAGCTGATGATGATCCAGCAGAACGATGCGGTGGATGTGACTCTGGACACCTACACAGGCCACCCCTGGCTTGCGGTGTCTGAGGATGGGAAACAGCTGAGATTTCGTGAAGGTCTACCATCTCTTACTGGTTCATTTGGAAGAAGGTTTCAAAATAAACCCTTTGTCTTCGGGAAAGAGGGGTTTTCCTCTGGCAGGTTCTACTACGAGGTTGGGGTCAGTGGGAGTAAAAGCTTTCTCCTGGGAGTGGCCAAAGAGTCTATTAACAGGGAGATATTCTTAGCCTGCCCTGAGGCGGGAGTCTGGGCTGTTGGTATGTCCATCAACCATGAGGGAGAGGCATATCTTGATATCTCCTGTCGCCGGTACCCGAGGAAAAGACCCCAGACAATCGGTGTGTTTGTCGATTATGAGAAGGGAGAGGTCTCCTTCTATGACGTGGGTGCCAGGGCTCTGATCCACTCCTACACAGGATGTACCTTCATGGAGAGCCCATCAGCTCTAAAGTCTCTTCTCTATTCTATGGCTGGAGCATCTGTTAGCAGCAGACCAAAGCTCTACCCTTTCTTTGGTTTCTTGACACCTGGAGATGATCCTGACAACATGCTGGAAATCACTCCTGTAGCCCCCACACCTCAAGTTCCTCATAAATCAGAGGAAACTAAAGTGTAACTTCTACCATGAGGTAATAGGAGTTGCATCACACATTACAAAAGCACAATGGccatcatttatcaaacgagcgtacatCAGAAAGTGAGCgcaaagtgggcgtaagatcatttctacgcaagcctcggcatttatcaatttggacgtgagcggggggtacgatcagatctcacgtctgctctcagctcgtgtacgcaaacttgagtcagcgtgaagtccacacatCTGAGtcgagtcggagaattgatcttagactattgtgtcgatgcctggagctgatcaaactctgtggtgttttgatttttaatggtgacaaagcaaaacatgtttaggctacataatttatcattaaaacataatccaaaaataaatacaccctgcgatcgtgaaattctttaaaccgaataccagccgaggatattaaatgttgttgtcttctgctgtttactgttatccagctccgacaccggagcgtcagtgTCTCTTTTACCACCGGTagtgcccgaatagaaacatttttaatcagcgctgccacacgctgctctgactaggacatcattattagtaaatgtaaagaggtgaataatatatctccatcataataatagcaatattcggatattatatagattattaggctttatatgtcacgatgtaattactcaaacctcgccgggagtttaatggtccgctactttgctgacagcaccactgatttccttctttttcactttttatgctgccaaacaaaactagtttgcTCTGTTGGTTGGACCAACAAAGAACTTAAATACGCACTTTTTCTGATGGGTAGTCTTAgggttttatgtaattttatcgaccaaacaataaaacaataaatcaactGGGTTTACATAGTCTGCAAGACTGCACTATATTTACAGTAGACATTACTAACCGTCCGCTTATTGCTAAGTATCAATAATATTGTGACTTCTTTGAATTTTAGTATACACCTATGAGCAAATGATATTAATGCTTTTGTGTCTTGATTCCTTTATGTGACTACAGAGCTGGTATTACtcctttcatttttaaatgcaagCTTTTTTGAAGGCCAAGACAGTTTATCCAGAACATATCTGTTCAATTATCAAAACTAGATGTTTGATATGTGTGTACTATGTAACTGATATATATTATACTGCTTAATAAAGGTCAGTTCCTTAAAAAACTGCTTCTCAGGTGTTTGTTCCTTCTGTTTCCTCAGATTTAATTGATTGAGTTCTGTTGCTGTGTCAGGTGCCTTGCTTATAGGTCACGTGTATGGTCacgtatatctatatatatatatttattgatatatttatttattgctcaAGTTGAAAAAATTTCAATTGCAAGACTGTTTCTTCACATTTATTTGCACTAACTAGAACAAACTGacatctgtttctgtttgtattcaCTTGGCCCATagtaaggtcagaggtcaagctaaatctgattattttcaATGACTCTCCATGTGCTGATGACTCTATGTTGGCTAACGTTAGAGCAAGTAAAGAAAAAGTAGCTACATAGTATCTAGGGAGGCCACTTTTTGCCACTTCCTGATTGGGCAGTGAGTGTAAATACCTGTGTCAGATGTGTTAACCAATAGCAAAGCCCTTTAGTCGGCGCAGCACACACTCATAGAACTGGAGCTACCGGTCCATCCAGCAACTATGATTTCCCAACAAATGAAAGTATATGCAAAGTGAACATTCTGATTAAAACAAGTAAAACGTGCATTACATTAAgattatagatataaaaaaataagcagTATTAATCCGTAATAATCATCACAAGTATACATTTTACTTAATCATCACAAATAAAGATTGTGtatagaaaaacataaaactgaAGGCAATTAAAGGGTAAATACTAATGGGAGGTCCAAACCAGAAAACTGCTGACTCAGAACAATAATGCACAGGTATGGGAGGGATTGAGAGATTGTTCAGCCATCAGAAGACCAGTTCTAGCTGGAGTTTCTGGAGTTTTCAGGAAGTCCCGCCCATAAGGCCTTATATGTAATGTGCGTCAAATTTAGACTAAAACTGGGGGAGGTTTTTTCCCCAGAAATGGGAGGGGAAATTGTGGTTCTACAATgtgttaaaagtatttaaactgAAGTATGTCACTCAGAAATTCATCTCCGGAGAATTGACTCTTTTGTCTTTATTCTGTCAAGAATAGAATGTTATTTCCTTCAACTCTGACCAGCAGCAGCAAAGTTTTTGGAAGTGTTTACTTCTAGAAATTGGTTTTAAACTATTCTGATACTGGAAAGTGATGGTACAGGCGAGTTTGCAACTATTAATCTCTTGAGGCTGCACCCGTCAGACCCTCCAACACTTCAATCAGGTTCCACAGACAACAAAGACTTCTCGGCAGGTAAAGTTCAAGTGCTCTGATATTTGGATcttaaatataactttatataactTATTACGATAGGTTTGCTACAGGCTACCAAACATCCTGATTCTTAACTATCTCGGCTATGTTTGACACTGGCGTGATCTGCAGTATTTCCTGTATTTAATCAGGTCAAATAATTACATATTTAATGATTGAATGTATTGCTAATTTCTATTTTACATGCATATAATGTTTGCTGTTGAGCTCAAATGTTGTCCTCAAGGTGTAGTTTATTTCCCCTCTGAAACACTGACGTACGCGCAATTCCCAAAGCTTTGTCTTAGCAATCGCACCAGAAGTGAGATATATTTATcctctttgtattttttgtcattcgTCATTGTAAAAGGAATTATTCATGTTGATAACATCATATTTGCTACCTGCATAGAGCCCCACACGTCACCATGACATGCTGTTAAGTCTATTAAACCACACCCATTTCAGTTGGTGATTTTCCACAGGGAGTTCTCCCTGTATTATCAGTGAAAATTGGTGAGACCATAGAGATGAGTGGCCTTTATGCCCCTGACAAGCATATAGACAAGGGAACCAGTGGTCAGAAATGTAAATTATCCAATTGATTTTCACATTTGTggatttttaaattgaaaatccTAATCATCAGATCTTTTTCTCTCATGTAGACACACAGAACAGACTGATACAGATGAAGAACTGATGATGACAGGCCAGTATGTTCAAAATATGTTGCCTCCACCTCAAGACAAGCTGATGATCCAGCAGAACGATGCGGTTAATGTGACTCTGGACTACTACTCAGCCAATAACAGACTTGTGGTGTCTCAGGATGGGAAACAGCTGAGCGTTCGTAGCTTTAGTTTtccattgtattattatttatttggaaAAGGATTTCA of the Centropristis striata isolate RG_2023a ecotype Rhode Island chromosome 22, C.striata_1.0, whole genome shotgun sequence genome contains:
- the LOC131961085 gene encoding E3 ubiquitin-protein ligase TRIM39-like; this translates as MASASSLSCEVQLRCSICLNTFTEPVSTPCGHNYCKTCITGYWSNKDLIQCPLCKKDFHKRPQLQVNTGFRDMVEHYNNMRVRGEDETPAKPGEVTCDICLEPKLRAQKTCLVCLTSYCQLHLEPHQRVKNLKKHQLIEPVSNPEDRMCKKHDKMFEFFCRQDQKCVCFMCCKDDHVTHEAVPLEQEFRERKAQLDSVMSQVKVMENTKSGNIKEIKHFVRQSRKGSEKEIADITEVFTAPVVSLQSSQAELIQVIQEKQKAAEKEAEDRATLLKQEVAELREKRLEMKELLQTEDHLHFLQSCPVLPFPEHSVIGKVLSQSSDPIDLSDISQPSYVRKVKKAVAQMEKTLSNEMQMLVNQVRLSDGCEADEQSDTDEELMTGEFVTEEWTPPRDKLMMIQQNDAVDVTLDTYTGHPWLAVSEDGKQLRFREGLPSLTGSFGRRFQNKPFVFGKEGFSSGRFYYEVGVSGSKSFLLGVAKESINREIFLACPEAGVWAVGMSINHEGEAYLDISCRRYPRKRPQTIGVFVDYEKGEVSFYDVGARALIHSYTGCTFMESPSALKSLLYSMAGASVSSRPKLYPFFGFLTPGDDPDNMLEITPVAPTPQVPHKSEETKV